From a single Pasteurella atlantica genomic region:
- a CDS encoding HigA family addiction module antitoxin has product MRATRKPTSVGEILFYEYLEPLNLKISDLAKILNIHRNTAGALVNGKARLSLEMALRLSKAFNTSPDFWISIQTKSDLWELENDVKFQESLTQIIPPNIYQAQSPSYTQQV; this is encoded by the coding sequence ATGAGAGCAACAAGAAAGCCAACAAGCGTAGGCGAGATATTATTTTATGAATACTTAGAGCCGTTAAACCTTAAAATTAGCGACCTCGCAAAGATTTTAAATATTCATCGTAACACAGCAGGAGCATTAGTGAATGGCAAGGCTCGATTATCTTTAGAGATGGCATTAAGATTATCAAAAGCATTTAATACTAGCCCTGATTTTTGGATTTCTATTCAAACTAAAAGCGACTTGTGGGAATTAGAAAATGATGTGAAGTTTCAAGAGAGTTTAACTCAAATTATCCCACCAAACATTTACCAAGCACAAAGCCCATCATATACACAACAAGTCTAA